The following coding sequences lie in one Vibrio sp. BS-M-Sm-2 genomic window:
- a CDS encoding family 16 glycosylhydrolase yields MQDLTNQVKILTSFISAALMSGCTVIELPVSESADLAQTEKPIVLSHAPVTLSPDWQLVWEDQFEGEQLNKRNWSLEVNCWGGGNNEQQCYTDDSNNAFVKDGFLHIVALKQSHTGPDNAEGTIGGATKTLPYTSARLSTKDKRDTKYGRYEIRAKLPGGQGSWPAIWMLPTDNKYGTWAASGEIDIMEAVNLNTLSDAAGAKNDDLESRVYGTLHYGRNWPDNVYKGQAAILPNGVNPTDGFHTYAIEWEEGEIRWYVDNIHYATQTQEGWYSQYEAEEGKLINASGAAPFDEKFHLLLNLAVGGAWSANANDKGIDEGLFPKTMLVDSVKVYRCKVDRWKGKGCASRSEHAIQVIGHEAPEILATDDSYADGPTLEIFTETLNASLAYASYDPLDIVDYLEVTEPDRGTVLQVNKKEGSGNIYFRSPVTDVTHWQETGELVFDLKVESMADGVELLVKMDSGWPKTSDYTVPLSAMNEWKTVRIPIADILKRDNRFAGGNQADPTMITNLLVFEPQGEMSFKLDNIRFEK; encoded by the coding sequence ATGCAAGATCTAACCAATCAGGTAAAGATATTAACGTCTTTTATTTCTGCCGCTTTGATGTCTGGCTGCACGGTGATAGAGCTGCCGGTATCCGAAAGTGCTGACTTAGCTCAAACTGAAAAACCGATCGTGCTATCCCATGCTCCAGTTACTTTAAGTCCAGACTGGCAATTGGTGTGGGAAGACCAGTTTGAAGGCGAGCAATTAAATAAACGTAATTGGTCATTAGAAGTGAACTGTTGGGGAGGAGGGAACAATGAACAACAGTGCTACACGGATGATTCTAATAACGCATTTGTTAAAGATGGCTTTTTACACATTGTCGCGCTGAAGCAAAGTCATACTGGGCCTGACAATGCCGAAGGTACGATTGGCGGAGCAACTAAAACACTCCCTTATACTTCTGCGAGGTTGAGCACAAAAGACAAGCGTGACACCAAATATGGCCGTTATGAAATCAGAGCAAAGTTACCTGGTGGACAAGGTTCATGGCCCGCAATTTGGATGCTGCCAACCGACAATAAATACGGCACATGGGCAGCTTCTGGCGAAATCGATATTATGGAAGCGGTTAACCTAAACACACTTTCAGATGCGGCGGGAGCGAAAAATGATGATCTAGAGAGCCGAGTCTATGGGACGTTACATTACGGACGAAATTGGCCAGACAATGTTTATAAAGGGCAGGCCGCGATATTGCCAAATGGTGTGAACCCTACTGATGGATTCCATACATACGCGATTGAGTGGGAAGAAGGTGAAATTCGTTGGTATGTAGACAATATTCATTACGCGACTCAAACTCAAGAGGGCTGGTACAGCCAATATGAAGCGGAAGAAGGGAAACTCATTAATGCGAGTGGAGCAGCTCCGTTTGATGAAAAGTTTCATTTGTTATTGAACTTGGCTGTCGGTGGGGCGTGGTCAGCGAACGCAAATGATAAAGGCATCGACGAAGGTTTGTTTCCGAAAACAATGCTAGTTGATTCAGTAAAGGTATACCGTTGTAAGGTTGATCGTTGGAAAGGAAAAGGGTGTGCAAGTCGCTCTGAACATGCAATACAAGTGATAGGGCACGAAGCTCCAGAGATCTTAGCAACCGATGATAGTTATGCTGATGGACCAACGTTGGAGATTTTTACCGAAACTCTTAACGCAAGCTTGGCTTATGCAAGTTATGACCCATTGGATATTGTTGACTATCTAGAGGTGACCGAACCAGATCGTGGAACAGTGCTACAAGTGAATAAGAAAGAAGGTTCAGGAAATATCTATTTTCGTTCTCCTGTAACAGATGTGACACATTGGCAAGAAACGGGTGAACTGGTCTTTGATTTGAAAGTTGAGAGTATGGCCGACGGGGTTGAACTATTGGTTAAGATGGACAGTGGCTGGCCGAAAACAAGTGACTATACCGTGCCGCTATCAGCAATGAATGAATGGAAGACGGTACGTATTCCAATCGCTGACATTTTAAAGAGAGACAACCGTTTTGCTGGTGGGAATCAAGCTGATCCAACAATGATCACTAACCTTTTAGTGTTTGAGCCTCAAGGAGAAATGAGTTTTAAACTAGATAATATTCGATTTGAAAAGTAA
- a CDS encoding carbohydrate porin, with product MKLSKLTLACLVATAGLSTAPAVHAEKSDGFEFHGYFRAGVLFSENDDFKRAKFPASKERLGRLGVESDSHFEVALQKNFENDGGQKIRIKTRAAANNAEYATNQLGANADATNSEIGMAETFVEFEGVSETGVVWGGKRFYGKDNYIFMTDFFYTDMSGTGVGIEGVELGGNKWDFAYIASDDSGDTSFWGDSNNIMHALHAGVNFGSVELHAMAKYMPDNMVDLGFGNGPEAFAENGYEMTAIVHTESVFGLSDKGFTKYIAQAGKGLGSGNLLGGTLTTYNTYKPGSDYQSWLTTGTGCGTSCLKAVDENDVSLRALAWGGYFFENGVNIFHSLQTQYNDFDNGDTDGWVSAMVRPTFPISENFFIATEAGYMYNYEDRNGESKNSYDYKLTVAPTLVVHSGFGPSPEIRFMASYLDGEMQDGTGKEGDFVVGIQADMWW from the coding sequence ATGAAACTTTCTAAGCTTACCCTTGCTTGTTTAGTCGCTACAGCTGGCTTGTCTACTGCACCTGCTGTACATGCCGAAAAATCGGATGGATTTGAATTTCACGGTTATTTCCGTGCTGGTGTTCTATTCAGTGAAAATGATGATTTTAAACGAGCAAAGTTCCCAGCATCTAAAGAGCGTTTAGGTCGATTGGGTGTTGAGTCGGATAGCCACTTTGAAGTTGCACTGCAGAAAAATTTTGAGAATGACGGTGGTCAGAAAATTCGAATCAAAACACGAGCAGCAGCCAACAATGCGGAATATGCAACCAACCAACTTGGTGCCAATGCCGATGCAACCAACAGCGAAATTGGTATGGCAGAAACTTTTGTCGAGTTTGAAGGTGTATCTGAAACCGGTGTTGTATGGGGTGGTAAGCGCTTTTATGGTAAAGATAATTACATCTTTATGACCGACTTTTTCTACACGGATATGTCAGGTACTGGTGTTGGTATTGAAGGTGTTGAGCTAGGTGGTAATAAGTGGGACTTTGCTTATATTGCAAGCGATGACTCTGGCGATACAAGTTTCTGGGGTGACAGCAACAACATCATGCATGCACTTCATGCTGGCGTGAACTTTGGCAGTGTTGAGCTTCACGCTATGGCTAAGTATATGCCAGACAATATGGTCGATTTAGGTTTTGGTAATGGCCCAGAAGCATTCGCTGAGAATGGCTATGAAATGACGGCAATTGTTCACACTGAGTCTGTCTTTGGGTTGTCAGATAAAGGTTTTACAAAATACATCGCGCAGGCTGGTAAAGGCTTAGGTTCAGGTAACCTTTTAGGCGGTACTCTTACGACTTACAACACGTACAAGCCTGGTAGCGACTATCAAAGTTGGTTAACGACAGGCACGGGCTGTGGTACGTCTTGTTTGAAGGCTGTTGATGAAAACGATGTATCGCTACGTGCTTTAGCATGGGGTGGGTACTTTTTTGAAAATGGTGTGAATATTTTCCACTCTCTTCAAACCCAGTACAACGATTTTGACAATGGTGACACAGACGGCTGGGTATCAGCAATGGTGCGACCAACGTTCCCAATTTCAGAAAACTTCTTTATCGCTACCGAAGCTGGTTACATGTACAACTACGAAGACCGTAATGGTGAGTCAAAGAATTCTTATGATTACAAGCTAACAGTAGCACCGACTCTAGTTGTGCACTCTGGCTTCGGTCCATCTCCAGAAATTCGCTTCATGGCATCTTACCTTGATGGTGAAATGCAAGATGGTACGGGTAAAGAGGGCGACTTTGTTGTAGGTATTCAAGCTGACATGTGGTGGTAG
- a CDS encoding helix-turn-helix domain-containing protein: MKTKFRLQSHQRYPQIKFAYVDGHHDFDFDVHSHDFSELFLVVSGSGKHTVASHTYPLSTGDVFVINGDIEHGFCEVNKLKIVNLMFDTALPFFEVPSMRQMPGYQALFKVEPIARQASEYQAKLTLSLSQLKRINGLLQQIKSEYDNAEQGFEIILTSTMQQLAIELARRYQEQTHSLPKTTLALSRALAHIDRHYKEVGLDTETIAQAAYISKRQLERLFRQFLNTSPNQYVKDLQIRHSASLLLNDNKSIQHIAESCGFSDSNYFSKCFKAQNGCSPREFRKQHSSHNS; encoded by the coding sequence ATGAAAACCAAGTTTAGACTCCAAAGTCATCAAAGATATCCTCAGATCAAATTTGCCTATGTCGATGGTCATCACGATTTCGACTTTGACGTACATAGCCATGACTTTTCTGAACTTTTCTTAGTTGTGAGTGGTAGTGGAAAGCATACGGTAGCTAGCCACACTTACCCTTTAAGTACAGGAGATGTATTTGTTATTAATGGGGATATTGAACATGGATTTTGTGAAGTAAATAAACTGAAGATTGTAAACTTGATGTTTGATACGGCATTGCCTTTTTTTGAGGTACCTTCAATGCGTCAAATGCCAGGTTATCAAGCGCTTTTCAAGGTAGAACCAATTGCTCGACAAGCATCTGAATATCAAGCAAAGCTTACGTTATCACTTTCTCAGTTGAAACGAATCAATGGACTTCTACAACAAATCAAATCGGAATACGACAACGCAGAACAGGGGTTTGAAATCATATTGACGAGCACAATGCAGCAACTTGCGATAGAACTTGCTCGGCGATATCAAGAACAGACCCATAGCTTACCAAAAACAACCCTGGCATTGAGCCGTGCTCTCGCACATATTGACCGTCATTACAAAGAAGTAGGATTAGATACAGAAACCATTGCGCAAGCGGCCTATATCAGCAAGCGGCAACTAGAAAGGTTATTCAGGCAGTTTTTAAATACATCCCCAAACCAATACGTCAAAGACCTTCAAATTCGACACTCGGCATCCTTATTATTAAACGACAACAAAAGCATCCAACACATTGCTGAGTCTTGCGGCTTTTCTGACAGCAACTATTTCTCCAAATGTTTTAAGGCCCAAAATGGATGCAGCCCTCGCGAATTTAGAAAGCAACATTCTTCCCATAACTCATAA
- a CDS encoding glycoside hydrolase family 3 C-terminal domain-containing protein — translation MNTVEILEAQKQLAPISRQAATEGIVLLKNSDSILPLQASDTVSLFGRCQIDTYRSGTGSGGAVNVPYSVNALQGLYENPNINLNLSLVEVYQRWVKDNPFNDGGGGWAAEPWFQDEMPLSASVVMDAAAKSNKAVIFIGRTAGEDQDNAQQQGSYNLTALEMQMLEKVTEHFDDVIVILNVTNIIDMSWVSSLKDARSIKAILYSWAAGMEGGHALADVLSGDVSPSGRLTDTIAHSLSDYPSSASFGNKERNLYQEDIYVGYRYFETFNLKAVQFEFGFGLSYTRFSNQLNALTILGSGSEQELVFDIEVKNIGEKYSGKDVVQLYVEAPQGHLGKPTRALIGFVKTPTLDPQETVCLTISCPLSSFASFDDCGKTGHPNSYVLEAGEYHFYLGGSVRQAKLVSESVKIEELLVVEQLTEALAPVTGFKRLIPKGNVENGAYSYDYESVPLRTIDLSKRILNELPSSIPLSEDTGIRLLDVKQGRADIDEFISQMTVKQLATIVRGEGMCSPKVTPGTAAAFGGVSPSLFDLGIPVVAAADGPSGIRMDSGHKASQVPIGTLLGCTWNPELNEKLFHLVGKEMQANHIDTLLGPGINIHRHPLNGRNFEYFSEDPFLSGVIAASQTLGLKAAGVSGTIKHLVANDQETSRFDVDSVVSQRALREIHLKPFEIAVKQGGASSVMTSYNPINGHWAASNYDLNTTILRGEWGYKGIVMTDWWAKMNDPIKGGAESRSYTSFMLRSQNDLYMVVEHDGAENNVSNDDTLQALESGTLSLGELQRSAMNICRFIMDSPAMGRPLVAFDPVKSFEATQNLDKQQSKTEGDFCSLAAEQRAIVLPLNIRENRSIVLEVKQAGVYRCAGIVNYDSGTLAQSACSLSFNNVYAMSLSVNGTNGETVSVEGLSVKLDKGFYSLDIEFIKLGLELEQLEFSFISE, via the coding sequence ATGAATACTGTGGAAATTCTCGAAGCACAGAAGCAGCTTGCACCCATAAGTCGACAAGCGGCTACTGAGGGCATTGTGCTACTAAAAAATAGTGATTCAATATTGCCATTGCAGGCTAGTGATACGGTGTCTCTTTTTGGTCGCTGTCAGATTGATACCTACCGAAGTGGCACTGGATCTGGTGGAGCGGTGAATGTCCCTTATTCAGTTAATGCATTACAGGGCTTGTATGAGAATCCAAACATCAATCTTAATCTCAGTTTGGTGGAGGTATACCAACGTTGGGTCAAGGATAACCCGTTCAATGACGGCGGTGGTGGTTGGGCAGCTGAACCTTGGTTTCAAGATGAAATGCCTCTTTCAGCTTCTGTTGTGATGGATGCCGCCGCCAAATCTAACAAAGCCGTTATTTTTATCGGTCGAACAGCTGGTGAGGATCAAGATAATGCACAGCAGCAAGGCAGTTACAATTTAACCGCCCTCGAAATGCAAATGTTGGAGAAAGTGACGGAACATTTTGATGATGTCATTGTGATACTGAACGTGACCAACATTATTGATATGTCATGGGTAAGCTCACTCAAAGATGCAAGGTCGATCAAGGCAATTTTGTATAGCTGGGCTGCAGGCATGGAAGGTGGGCATGCACTTGCGGATGTTTTATCAGGTGATGTTAGCCCGAGTGGACGTTTGACCGACACTATTGCGCACTCTTTATCTGATTACCCTTCCAGCGCTAGCTTCGGAAATAAAGAGCGTAATCTGTACCAAGAAGATATCTATGTCGGGTATCGGTATTTTGAAACTTTCAATCTTAAAGCTGTTCAATTTGAGTTTGGTTTTGGGCTGTCCTACACCCGCTTTTCCAATCAATTAAATGCGCTAACGATTCTTGGTTCTGGCTCTGAACAAGAGTTGGTATTTGATATTGAAGTTAAAAACATAGGTGAGAAATACAGTGGCAAGGATGTTGTTCAATTATATGTTGAAGCGCCTCAAGGTCATCTTGGTAAGCCAACACGAGCACTGATCGGGTTTGTGAAAACACCGACCTTGGACCCGCAAGAAACGGTGTGTTTGACAATTTCATGTCCTCTATCTTCCTTCGCATCATTTGATGACTGCGGTAAAACGGGACACCCAAATAGTTACGTACTTGAAGCTGGAGAATATCACTTTTATCTAGGAGGAAGTGTTCGCCAAGCAAAGCTTGTTAGTGAGAGCGTTAAAATAGAAGAGCTGTTGGTTGTTGAGCAATTAACGGAAGCACTTGCTCCTGTCACCGGATTTAAGAGATTGATCCCCAAAGGCAACGTGGAAAATGGTGCTTACAGTTACGATTACGAATCTGTGCCGCTACGAACTATAGATTTGAGTAAACGTATTCTGAATGAGCTTCCAAGTTCTATTCCTCTTAGTGAAGATACGGGCATTCGTTTACTGGATGTTAAGCAGGGGCGAGCGGACATTGACGAATTTATCTCGCAAATGACCGTAAAGCAGTTAGCGACAATTGTTCGTGGTGAAGGTATGTGCAGTCCTAAGGTGACGCCTGGTACTGCTGCTGCTTTTGGTGGTGTTTCGCCGAGCTTGTTTGATTTAGGCATCCCTGTCGTTGCTGCTGCAGATGGTCCGTCTGGTATCCGAATGGACAGCGGACATAAAGCATCTCAAGTCCCAATTGGTACATTATTAGGCTGTACATGGAACCCGGAGCTGAATGAGAAACTATTTCATTTAGTGGGGAAAGAGATGCAAGCCAATCATATTGATACGTTGCTTGGTCCTGGGATTAACATCCACCGCCACCCTTTGAATGGTCGAAATTTTGAGTATTTCTCAGAAGATCCATTTCTCTCAGGGGTAATAGCTGCATCTCAAACTCTTGGTCTTAAAGCTGCAGGAGTGTCTGGCACAATCAAGCATTTGGTGGCGAATGATCAAGAAACGTCACGGTTTGATGTTGATAGTGTTGTATCACAGAGAGCGCTTCGTGAGATTCATCTGAAGCCTTTTGAAATAGCGGTAAAACAAGGAGGAGCTTCGAGTGTTATGACCTCCTACAATCCTATTAATGGTCACTGGGCTGCATCCAATTACGACCTCAATACTACGATTCTTCGGGGGGAGTGGGGTTATAAAGGGATAGTGATGACGGATTGGTGGGCAAAAATGAATGACCCAATCAAAGGTGGTGCTGAAAGTCGAAGTTACACATCCTTTATGCTTCGCTCTCAAAATGATCTGTATATGGTTGTTGAGCATGATGGTGCGGAAAATAACGTGTCGAATGACGATACGTTACAGGCGCTTGAAAGCGGAACGTTGAGCTTAGGGGAGTTGCAACGAAGCGCGATGAATATTTGTCGTTTTATTATGGACTCTCCAGCAATGGGGCGCCCATTAGTCGCTTTTGATCCAGTTAAGAGCTTTGAGGCGACTCAAAATCTTGATAAACAACAGAGTAAAACTGAGGGAGACTTTTGCTCTCTGGCGGCTGAGCAACGTGCAATAGTATTACCACTTAATATCAGAGAAAACCGTAGCATTGTTTTGGAAGTTAAACAGGCGGGTGTGTATCGATGTGCAGGTATTGTTAACTACGATAGCGGCACCTTGGCTCAATCTGCGTGTAGTTTGAGTTTCAATAACGTGTATGCGATGTCTCTATCAGTGAATGGTACTAATGGCGAGACAGTTTCAGTTGAGGGGCTCTCCGTTAAGCTTGATAAAGGCTTTTATTCTTTGGATATTGAATTTATCAAATTAGGCTTAGAATTGGAGCAATTAGAATTTTCGTTTATATCTGAATAG
- a CDS encoding MalM family protein, giving the protein MKYLAILPAVFALSACSTVTESPVSYHKTSPGLESLKNNENCCENLSTIQYQSITNPEEISVSITTASPKIEFKSGRSFAGGLKLPTTLDAIRFSVTSNANYSAFVPSLLVLDKNYQPLDVIGKESITYQPLSLLDGAQYGAQIELQERYLNGEAPAYLVVFTTSEALAETTPVEKPSDMAIRSGDIQANIAHNTDYAIPHAAIGKVSFDFKFTAVTTVVEEQNRQNRVQQIIPESTVAQSDLLTENTLNKKEVYQTLIENSVSSGDFSAALTYVEESERLGIEGMRNSFVDAMKQYQKAQ; this is encoded by the coding sequence ATGAAATATTTAGCAATACTACCAGCGGTATTCGCACTCAGCGCCTGTTCAACAGTGACAGAGTCACCGGTTAGCTACCACAAAACTTCTCCGGGGCTAGAGTCACTAAAAAATAACGAAAACTGCTGCGAAAATCTGAGTACCATTCAATATCAAAGCATTACGAACCCAGAAGAAATATCTGTTTCGATCACCACAGCAAGCCCTAAAATCGAGTTCAAATCTGGCCGATCCTTTGCTGGAGGGCTAAAGCTTCCTACAACACTAGATGCTATTCGTTTTTCAGTGACTTCAAATGCTAATTATTCAGCATTCGTTCCGTCACTTTTGGTCTTAGACAAAAATTACCAGCCGCTAGATGTTATTGGTAAAGAAAGCATCACATACCAGCCACTTAGCCTGCTTGATGGTGCACAATATGGCGCACAAATAGAACTGCAAGAACGTTACTTAAACGGCGAGGCTCCTGCTTACTTGGTCGTATTCACAACCAGCGAAGCACTCGCGGAAACAACTCCTGTCGAAAAACCAAGTGATATGGCGATACGCTCTGGCGATATCCAGGCAAACATCGCTCATAACACGGACTACGCCATCCCCCACGCTGCAATCGGGAAAGTCTCCTTTGATTTTAAATTCACAGCGGTAACCACCGTTGTTGAAGAACAAAACCGTCAAAATCGAGTTCAACAAATTATTCCAGAATCAACCGTAGCCCAATCAGATTTATTAACGGAAAATACACTGAATAAGAAAGAGGTTTATCAAACTCTTATAGAAAACTCGGTTTCATCTGGAGATTTTAGTGCAGCACTGACTTACGTTGAAGAATCTGAGCGATTAGGAATCGAAGGGATGCGAAACTCCTTTGTTGACGCGATGAAGCAATATCAAAAAGCACAATAA
- a CDS encoding dienelactone hydrolase family protein, giving the protein MRTLTTLGLFSVLLPFSALSGENVIYQVDGMEYEGYWSEASDQAPLILLIHDWDGLTDYEKKRSEMLNELGYNVFAIDLFGKGIRPTEVKDKKQHTGELYRDREKMRALLNAGALEAQRLGGNLDNNVMMGYCFGGAAVLEAARAGIPSKAYVTFHGGLSTPKGQDYSQTKAPVVVLHGTADAMISMQDFGNLAAELETAKVPHEMITYSGAPHAFTVFDSNNYQQEADQKSWERFTQLLSSVSR; this is encoded by the coding sequence ATGCGAACACTCACTACGCTAGGTCTGTTTTCGGTTTTACTTCCCTTTTCAGCACTGTCTGGAGAAAACGTCATCTACCAGGTTGATGGCATGGAATATGAAGGTTATTGGAGTGAAGCCAGCGATCAAGCGCCCTTAATACTTTTAATACACGATTGGGATGGTTTGACCGACTACGAGAAGAAGCGCTCTGAGATGCTTAATGAACTCGGTTACAACGTATTCGCCATCGACCTGTTTGGTAAAGGCATCCGCCCAACCGAGGTGAAAGACAAAAAACAACACACAGGCGAGCTGTATAGAGACAGAGAAAAAATGCGCGCGCTCCTCAATGCAGGAGCCTTGGAAGCACAAAGGCTTGGCGGTAACTTAGATAACAATGTGATGATGGGTTACTGTTTTGGTGGTGCCGCCGTATTGGAAGCCGCGAGAGCAGGAATTCCATCCAAAGCTTATGTCACCTTCCACGGTGGTCTATCGACACCGAAAGGACAAGACTACTCACAAACCAAAGCACCTGTTGTCGTGCTCCATGGAACGGCAGACGCTATGATCTCAATGCAAGATTTTGGCAACCTCGCCGCTGAGCTTGAAACGGCCAAAGTTCCGCATGAAATGATCACCTACAGTGGTGCGCCGCATGCCTTTACTGTATTCGACTCAAACAACTATCAACAAGAAGCTGACCAAAAATCGTGGGAACGCTTTACTCAGTTGTTAAGTTCGGTATCTCGTTAA
- a CDS encoding 1-aminocyclopropane-1-carboxylate deaminase/D-cysteine desulfhydrase, translated as MKLNNSPVTQHQYNEHTFFLKRDDQLHSHFCGNKARKFMKLLEDEHPNVTTLISYGSAQANSLFSLAALAKIKGWTLEFYVDHIPQWLQERPLGNYRGAIDLEAKVISVKETGSELHPQEYIEQLRQPDSQCIVLPEGGRSQLAEYGVKQLAMEILSWTRFENKHDFVVALPAGTGSTALYLHKHLKVHNIPVLTCACVGGSEYLTQQFNELGETDHPQILPLKTKHHFGKLYQQDYQTWLDLQEQTDIEFDLLYDPLMWQCLEQWQADNPTQTIIYIHQGGILGNESMLPRYQRKYPDIKTSNSNSDNTSTTW; from the coding sequence ATGAAACTAAATAATAGCCCTGTAACTCAGCATCAATACAATGAGCACACCTTTTTCTTAAAGCGTGACGATCAACTTCACTCCCATTTTTGTGGCAATAAAGCCCGAAAGTTCATGAAGCTACTCGAAGACGAGCACCCAAACGTCACCACTTTAATCAGCTACGGTTCTGCTCAAGCTAATTCTCTGTTCTCGCTCGCTGCACTTGCTAAAATTAAAGGCTGGACGCTTGAATTTTATGTCGACCACATTCCTCAATGGCTACAAGAACGCCCGCTAGGTAACTACCGTGGCGCTATCGATCTTGAGGCTAAGGTTATTTCAGTCAAAGAAACAGGCTCTGAGCTTCATCCACAAGAGTATATTGAGCAACTAAGACAACCTGACTCTCAGTGCATTGTGTTACCAGAAGGTGGACGTTCTCAGCTTGCTGAGTACGGTGTGAAACAACTGGCGATGGAAATACTCAGCTGGACTCGCTTCGAAAACAAACACGATTTCGTCGTTGCACTACCAGCAGGCACAGGCAGCACTGCACTGTATCTACATAAGCATTTAAAAGTGCACAACATCCCGGTGTTAACCTGTGCGTGTGTCGGTGGCAGTGAATACTTAACACAGCAATTCAATGAACTTGGTGAAACCGATCACCCGCAGATCTTACCGCTCAAAACCAAGCACCACTTTGGAAAATTGTATCAACAGGATTATCAAACTTGGTTGGATCTACAAGAGCAAACCGACATCGAGTTTGACCTGCTTTACGACCCATTAATGTGGCAATGCTTAGAACAATGGCAAGCAGATAACCCGACCCAAACCATCATCTATATCCATCAAGGTGGCATCTTAGGTAATGAATCCATGTTGCCACGCTATCAGCGTAAGTATCCCGATATCAAAACCAGCAATTCCAACAGTGATAACACCAGTACAACTTGGTAA
- a CDS encoding sensor histidine kinase, whose product MILNVLTSTKTLTGRLALFFGLMAVIVSAFVYVVFVAALYMSEDRVGERRILIDRNYAVRLFQAGESGELKIDDLTIAYNDPSFIPAKYYKFIKDKESFIGEVGEEPESRMVYVGEYTDEGETFPIILLSEIDLVEFDVSELMYATTFVLTLLSILIFGFGALLYRLSKRLIEPFNSLSEQLESNKLNLNEEFGVSDDAAVEFRQLTDQLNQYRREINSLLKREQAFARYSSHELRTPLTVARGANKLLLRSETTEFQSRQVERIDDAIVQMSEMVDALLGLVRYERDSDDAPLRLFSQQELEAIISKNSLQADEKEIEISLHVQSEPTIQATSAIMNMLIGNLLRNAIAATNSGTVTINLSQESIVIEDQGEGLQEQYNPNGHGLGLLIVDDLCQRFHWGFELVNRSSGGCTAKISLQTDSTSPIIERTNS is encoded by the coding sequence TTGATCTTAAATGTTCTCACAAGCACCAAAACCTTAACTGGCCGCTTAGCGCTTTTCTTTGGGTTAATGGCCGTGATCGTATCTGCATTCGTCTATGTCGTTTTTGTTGCCGCGCTTTACATGTCAGAAGATCGGGTCGGTGAAAGACGCATCCTGATTGACCGAAATTATGCGGTAAGGTTATTTCAAGCAGGAGAAAGTGGTGAGTTAAAGATAGATGATCTGACAATCGCCTATAACGATCCTTCATTCATTCCTGCCAAATATTACAAGTTTATTAAAGATAAAGAGAGCTTCATTGGTGAAGTCGGCGAAGAGCCAGAATCTCGTATGGTGTATGTGGGAGAATACACTGACGAAGGAGAAACCTTTCCAATTATCCTGCTTTCCGAGATAGACCTTGTTGAGTTTGATGTTTCTGAACTCATGTACGCAACCACCTTTGTACTCACACTGCTTTCTATCTTGATTTTTGGCTTTGGTGCGTTGCTCTATCGCCTGTCTAAGAGGCTGATCGAGCCCTTCAACTCTCTTTCTGAACAGCTTGAGTCGAATAAGCTCAACCTCAATGAAGAGTTTGGTGTAAGCGATGATGCGGCAGTTGAGTTTCGTCAGTTAACAGACCAACTCAATCAATACCGTAGAGAGATCAACTCCTTGCTCAAGCGCGAACAAGCATTTGCTCGCTATTCAAGCCATGAGTTAAGAACCCCACTAACGGTCGCTCGTGGTGCGAATAAATTACTTTTAAGAAGCGAAACCACGGAATTTCAATCTCGCCAGGTTGAACGTATTGATGATGCTATTGTTCAGATGTCAGAAATGGTCGACGCCCTGCTCGGTTTAGTCCGTTATGAGAGAGACAGTGACGACGCACCTCTGCGCTTGTTTAGCCAGCAAGAGCTAGAAGCCATCATTTCCAAGAACTCATTACAAGCGGATGAAAAGGAAATCGAGATATCCTTACACGTTCAATCAGAGCCAACTATTCAAGCCACCAGCGCAATAATGAATATGTTGATCGGCAACTTGTTGAGGAACGCCATTGCAGCGACTAATAGTGGCACTGTCACTATTAACCTGTCCCAAGAAAGTATCGTAATAGAAGACCAAGGCGAAGGCCTTCAGGAGCAATATAACCCGAATGGTCATGGATTAGGTCTATTGATTGTCGATGACTTGTGCCAACGCTTCCATTGGGGCTTTGAATTAGTCAACCGTAGTTCTGGTGGGTGCACTGCAAAAATCAGCTTGCAAACCGATTCAACCTCACCAATTATCGAGCGAACAAACTCGTAA